One window from the genome of Desulfomonile tiedjei encodes:
- a CDS encoding WbqC family protein, with the protein MDYKKKVAIVQSNYIPWKGYFDLIASVDEFILFDDAQFTKNDWRNRNLIKTPNGMKWLTIPVKMKGRFPQKIKDATIAYHGWPAKHWKTIVQNYRKAKHFKMYSDFFEELFLNTHEDLLSDVNFRFLSAICRLLEINTTITWSMNYVLVDGKTERLVEMCRQAKATDYLSGPSAGNYIEERLFERANIKLAYADYSGYPEYDQLFAPFEHGVSIVDLIFNVGPDARKYMKA; encoded by the coding sequence ATGGACTATAAGAAGAAAGTAGCCATTGTTCAATCCAACTATATCCCATGGAAGGGCTATTTCGATCTCATCGCCTCAGTCGATGAATTCATTCTCTTCGACGATGCACAGTTTACCAAAAATGATTGGCGCAACCGTAACCTGATAAAAACGCCTAATGGCATGAAATGGCTGACCATACCGGTTAAGATGAAAGGACGATTTCCTCAGAAGATTAAAGACGCCACGATCGCTTATCACGGGTGGCCGGCCAAGCATTGGAAGACCATCGTCCAGAATTACCGCAAGGCCAAGCACTTCAAAATGTATAGCGATTTCTTTGAAGAATTGTTCTTGAATACGCACGAAGATCTTTTGAGCGATGTCAACTTCAGGTTTTTGTCGGCCATTTGCAGATTGTTGGAAATCAACACCACGATAACCTGGTCCATGAATTACGTTCTTGTGGACGGCAAGACCGAGAGGCTGGTGGAAATGTGTCGGCAGGCAAAGGCCACCGACTATTTGAGTGGGCCTTCAGCCGGAAATTACATTGAAGAGCGGTTGTTCGAGCGGGCGAACATCAAGCTGGCATATGCGGACTACTCGGGTTATCCGGAGTACGATCAGTTATTTGCTCCCTTCGAGCACGGTGTCAGCATAGTGGATCTAATATTCAACGTGGGTCCGGACGCGCGAAAGTACATGAAGGCCTAA